The nucleotide window TGTGGACCCTGCACCGCGATCATCACGATCAGAGCAACGAAGGAAGCCTGGAGCGAAACGACTGGTTCTTTGTGATCTTCGCTATACCTACTATTATCTTATTGTATTTTGGTGTAAGAAATGATTTCGGCGCTGCATTCTTTATAGGACTGGGTATCTTTTTATATGGCATGTCTTACTTTTTTGTTCATGATATTTTTATACACCAGCGTGTTAAAATTTTCAGGCATACTCAAAATCCCTACTTCCTGGCCATTCGCAGGGCACATAAAC belongs to Niabella yanshanensis and includes:
- a CDS encoding sterol desaturase family protein encodes the protein MNLLIVLVTFVLMEGATWVIHKYIMHGFLWTLHRDHHDQSNEGSLERNDWFFVIFAIPTIILLYFGVRNDFGAAFFIGLGIFLYGMSYFFVHDIFIHQRVKIFRHTQNPYFLAIRRAHKQHHKHIDKHEGECFGFLWVPVKYFRMYLKKRQ